The Saccharomyces mikatae IFO 1815 strain IFO1815 genome assembly, chromosome: 15 DNA window TGCTGTTTCTGGAAATGATGTGTATTACATGGGAGGCAGTAACCCATACAGAGTGAACGAAATATTGCaattaaatatatacaacGATAAAATGGATATAAAGAATATCGAAGTGAGCGGCAGTGGAGTCCCCGATGCAAGAATGTGTCACACTTTTACTACCCTTTGTAGTAATGATCAGTTGCTGCTTGTTGGCGGCAGAAAGGCACCTCACCAAGGCCTCTGTGATAACTGGATATTCgatatcaaaaaaagagaatggTCAATGATTCAGAGCTTATCACATACAAGATTCAGACATAGTGCATGCAATTTACCAGATGGTAATGTTTTAATCATGGGCGGGGTTACAGAAGGGCCCGTCATGTTGCTATACAATGCTACTAGGAAAACGTTCAAGGATGTAACACCAAAGGAtgaattctttcaaaaatcgCTAGTATCAGCAGGCCTCGCCTTTGATTCCACTCTTAATCAAGGGGTTGTATTGGGCGGTGGATTTATGGATCAAACGACGGTTTCAGATCAGGCAATTGTGTTCACATATAATCCGGAAAGCATATTAGAGCCAATCACAGTTCTTAAAAAGGTCCAGCATCCACTGTTTCAACGCTACGGATCTAGAATAAAATTTATGTCTCCAAGAAAGCTCCTGATAGTCGGTGGAACCAGTCCTTCAAGAATATTTGACCAAAACACCTCTATAATTACCCTTGACCTCCAGAATGAGACGTTAACATCAATACCCATCTGCAAGCGCATATGGGAAGATCACTCGCTAATGCTTACTGGATTAAATTTGGTTTCGACTGTTGCGGGGATCATACACATCATCGGAGGCGGTGCCACTTGTTATGGATTTGGATCCGTAACTAACGTGGGTCTCAAGCTTTTGCAAGCACCAAATGATGCTCCTGGCGGGGTTCGAATGGTTACCAGCTCGCTATGTGACTCACTTAAAGTACATGATGCGTCATTCTGAATTTTCTTACGAAAAGATTGTCATTCCGCTCTATTTAAAAGCctagaaaaaaactttcGCTATGTCGAGGAAATTCGACTCTTAAGTGCAAGTGACTGCGAACACTCTTTTTCTGCCAAAATAATTCGATATCAACATCAGTCATGTTTAAAAGATACTTATCCAGTACATCAACCAAAAGATTCACTAGtattttggaagaaaaagccTTTCAGGTGACCACTTACTCCAGACCTGAAGATCTATGTATTACTAGAGGTAAAAATGCCAAGCTGTACGACGATGTCAATGGCAAGGAATATATCGATTTCACAGCAGGTATTGCGGTGACTGCATTAGGTCATGCAAATCCTAAAGTAGCAGAAATCCTCCACCATCAAGCAAACAAACTAGTTCATTCTTCCAATCTTTACTTCACTAAGGAGTGCCTCGATTtaagtgaaaaaattgtGGAAAAAACGAAGCAATTCGGTGGTCAACATGATGCTTCGAAAGTGTTTCTATGCAACTCAGGTACGGAAGCAAATGAAGCTGCTTTGAAATTTGCAAAGAAGTACGGTATAATGAAAAGTGCTAGTAAGCAAGGAATTGTTGCTTTTGAGAACTCTTTTCATGGACGTACTATGGGCGCTTTATCTGTTACCTGGAATAGCAAATATAGAACTCCCTTTGGTCATCTAATCCCGAATGTctctttcttaaatttgAATGATGAAATGACCAAATTACAAAGTTATATCTCTaccaaaaaagatgaaattgcAGGTTTAATTATTGAACCTATACAAGGTGAGGGGGGTGTTTATCCAgtagaaattgaaaagctAACCgcattgaagaaaatatgccAGGATAATGATGTCATTGTCATCCATGATGAAATTCAATGTGGTTTAGGCCGTTCAGGTAAGCTATGGGCTCATGCCTATTTGCCAAGAGAAGCACATCCAGATATTTTTACATCTGCCAAGGCACTGGGCAATGGGTTCCCAATTGCCGCCACCGTCGtcaatgaaaaagttaaCAATGCTTTAACAGTTGGCGATCACGGTACTACTTATGGTGGGAATCCGTTGGGCTGTTCTGTAAGTAACTATGTCTTGGATACTATAGCAGACGAGGCTTTCTTGAAACAAGTTTTTAAAAAGGGTgaaattttgcaaaagcGTTTACGTGAAATTCAAGCCAAATATCCAAATCTGATAAAGACTATCAGAGGTAAGGGTTTGATGCTTGGCGCTGAATTTGCTGAACCACCTGCTGAAGTCATCAAAAAGGCTAGAGAGTTGGGTCTTTTGATCATCACCGCTGGTAAGAGTACGGTCAGATTTGTTCCCGCCTTAACCATTGAAGACGAGCTAATCAATGAAGGGATGGACGCCTTCGATAAAGCCATTGAAGCCGTGCACGCTTAGATGCATTCTATGTTTATTTATCACATGTAGATCGTCCTATTTCCATTATAATATTGTATTATATATGCTAATTAGTCAAATGTATAAAGTGACATAGTAAATATGGAgtaattttattttttttcttatttttatttttatttttatttttatttttattttattctattttttgactttctttctcttttaatatgatgaatttaTACATGCATTCTAACTAGTAgaatgtatatatattatattatgATTATATATAACTTTAATTAAAATAACAATTATcttaagaaaaatttagacTATCTTACAAGGTGATTGATGGTTGAGGGTGTCTACCATTGGCACTGGAATGTGGGAAGAACTCCAAATGCCCGTCATCGGTTAATTTTAAGACTTGCTTGAATTTACCGCCAATTCTCAATAGTGGTTCTTTATCTTCAGATTTGGTCCATAAGGCGAACTTGTTACCACCTTTTCTAATGCTTAAAACAACACCGTTGATTTGAGAGtcgtcttcatcaatgGTTTCACCAATAACTGCTAGTAAAGTTCTTAGCCATAATTCGTCGATATCAGCGCCTTTACCTCTAAGTTGAAAAGACCATTTACCACCCTTAGCATTGGCTTCGTCTTCCCATTCAGGTCTAACATCATTACGAAAAACATGGTAATCTGATTTCAATGGCAATTCGTGTGGCTCAggaatattttgaatgatAGCCCAGAATTCTTCAACAGTTTGGAAAGAAGTTACAGGACGCAAGAGATCAGACCACGACTCAGATTTATCAACGGCTGGCTTCGTATACCATAAAGTCCATTTAGTGTTCAATGGGTGCTTGACATCGAAGTGAGCACTGTCACTCAAAACAGTCTTTGGAGTAGTTGTAGTATCATCGACTGAAAcgttttcttcaaacttCTTGCTAACTTCTTCAACGgacatttttcttcctttctcACTAGTTTCCAGACAAAaatgcttttatttttcgtAAAGATCCTAGGAAGCACTCAAACACTACCACAAAAATATATTCACAATATAAATCGAAGTTTAATACCACCTCTTGCAATGTAGAACTCTCTTTATCAGGCAGGTATTACATTAAACTCTATTGACgacgaaaagaaaaatttttcttttcgaaGAGGGTAATAACCTATTTACcctgcttttattgtcgggtaattttttcctttaaacGATTTAACTTAACAATAGTGATGATTTCCTTAAACTATATATTGCATAACTGACTTAGATGAAAGCAACACCAGGGCAACCGCCGGGACATTCGTGTTCATTTTCGTTGAGAAACCATTCTTGTATGCACTGGAAATGACCCTCGTGTCCGCAGGGAAGAATGACCATAGTGAGTTTCTTCAAAGGTCTTTCACAGAGGACACAAAGcgtattcttcttcttacAGGAATCGCAATACCAGTATCCGAACTTGTCCATTATCTTCTTATTTCCTGTTTGTTGAGCTTCTGCCCGAAGGGTTTCTTTAGAGCTTTCGTTCGTAATTAGCTCACCACAGCGTTCACAAAACAGTCGAATGGAAGATTGGTCACCTTCTGATCCCATTATGTCTTCAAACGGGCAGTATTTTAGCACATCGGCAGCGATGCCGAATAGTTCATACCGATgcagcaacaacaagaagTGTGAAATCGCGTCTTTGGCAATATTAGTTTCCGTTATTTGATATATggtttggaaaagaaatagaataTTCACTGTCAATACGACATTCCCAGTTTCGGTAGCTTGTTTGTAAAGTTGTTTGATGAGTTTTTTGGTATCCCACGGTGGATCTTCAGCAACTTGTCTACATTTGGcaagtttttttgtcaatgaagaagacaGTTTTTCTCTAGCAATGCTCTCTGGGCGTGATAAAGCATGCCCAGGCGATCCAATTGTTGGTACGGTTTGGgaagaaagttttttgaAAGCCTCTAGTTGGGAGGTCGTCGTGGCATAGCTTTGTAACGATGATACTTTACTACGTGGGCTCACACTATTGTAAACAAACCTAGGAGATATATTATCCTCTTCAATACCTGCATCTGTATCTGCATTGTAGCCATTGGGAGAATGTAACATAAACGTATCTATAAAAGACTTACGGTGCTTTCGGTTTTGTAATATTGGTATGCTTTTGGCGATTGGGGATGTACGAGGATGCGCTGATTTGATTGATGAATCATGAGGTTGTTCTTGTTGCTGTTCATGCTCCTCTTCCTCTATGATCACATCCTCATTCACAGCTTCTCCCATTTCACCCCTAGATTTACAATGTTGACTCTGAAGCtcttttaattttcttAAAACTTCATCTGATCCATCACTTGATTGTGTATACGTGATTCTTTCTGTATTTGCAAGCTGTTCTTTAAGTTTGGAGATAGGTTTATTTTCGGTTTCACTTAGTCGATCATAGCTTCCCTGAAATGCCAGTGGTCTTTCTTCTATCAATGATTCTGCACCGCTTGTCCCGTCACCGCCTTCCTCTGTGGAGTCTTTTCCTGTCCGCAGGTTTTCTCCTGTTTCGAAGTCGGAACTTTCATTGATATCCATATTGGATGCTTCATCAGATGAGCCTGGCGAAGAGGTCATCCATTTCAAGTCCCATAGTAATGAATCTCTAATTAAGATCcagattttgaaattggtTAGATCATCTATGGAAAGATAAACTGATGCGTTATGTGTTGCAATAGATACCAAATCTATTAGTGTTTGCATTTTATTTTGCAATTCTGCTTCCATGTTTTTGTCGATCTTCCTAGATCCACCATGGCTTTGCTTATTTGTAGAAACGGAAGAAATACTTGATCTGAcatccttttcttcaaagtcCTTGGAACCCTTTGAATTCCTCTTGGATTGTTTGctatttcctttttgatTCATTAACGTAGCCCATGTATTATTTTCTGGaaaattgtattttttcagaagATGGCTTTCGATTATCTtgtcatcatcgtcatcacTACCGCTATCATAATCCTTAGTCAAATTTTCCTTGGTAACAGCAATGCTATCtacttttttatatattgcaTCAATGCTATTTGCACcattttgttcttgaatGTACGAAAACTTAAGCTGTCGAGCCAAAAATTTGAACCTTTCTACTGGTGAATAACGCATGGAAAAGCTTTGAGAAACTGTGCCATTTTTACCTAGATGTGCGATTTTAGCCAATCTGATgttattaaaaatttgcGGTATATCTAAAGTGATGATACAAGGAGGTTCGATagcaatttcttctttattttcagcTTGTGGTGTCAAAGATGTCAACGATGCGGAAGAGCTGTTAAATGACGATGCACCAGATGTTAATGTTAAACTTTTCGTACTGAAAGTTGGACCTGCTTTCAAAACAGGTGGTCTTTCCGGCGCAAACCCTGTCAATCCAGTATGACTAAACCCCTTTTTTATCCCACCAATTATACTTTGGTTTTCTGAATTGCtgtttttcatatttttaGTTGAAACCGGATGTTTCTTCCCTGTGGCAGTCGAAATAGGTTGAAGCTCTGGTTCTGATAGTTCATAGGAGCCTATTTCCTGATCAACTGAAAGTAAACCGTTACCATCTAAATCCCTCCAAGTTGTTGTATTTTTGCTCAAATTGTCCAACACTGTCGGCTCTTTGCTAATATTCCAACCATTAATACGGGTTCCCTTATCGATATTAAAGATGAGATTTTCATCCCACCACACTAATCCTAAGGAAGGAGTTTCTGATAGGAGAATATGCTTTGGAATATACTTCCTTGCTAAAGAATAGACACGAACTTCCGCTTCGTCTCCCATAGAAGACATTCCCAATAACGAATTGTATATATTCTTGCTATAAGCGGGCTTGAACTTCAATTTAGTAACAGGGTAACCTGTATTGATCGTGAGTTTTGGAAAAGCTAGT harbors:
- the ARG8 gene encoding acetylornithine transaminase (similar to Saccharomyces cerevisiae ARG8 (YOL140W); ancestral locus Anc_3.17), translating into MFKRYLSSTSTKRFTSILEEKAFQVTTYSRPEDLCITRGKNAKLYDDVNGKEYIDFTAGIAVTALGHANPKVAEILHHQANKLVHSSNLYFTKECLDLSEKIVEKTKQFGGQHDASKVFLCNSGTEANEAALKFAKKYGIMKSASKQGIVAFENSFHGRTMGALSVTWNSKYRTPFGHLIPNVSFLNLNDEMTKLQSYISTKKDEIAGLIIEPIQGEGGVYPVEIEKLTALKKICQDNDVIVIHDEIQCGLGRSGKLWAHAYLPREAHPDIFTSAKALGNGFPIAATVVNEKVNNALTVGDHGTTYGGNPLGCSVSNYVLDTIADEAFLKQVFKKGEILQKRLREIQAKYPNLIKTIRGKGLMLGAEFAEPPAEVIKKARELGLLIITAGKSTVRFVPALTIEDELINEGMDAFDKAIEAVHA
- the RTC1 gene encoding Rtc1p (similar to Saccharomyces cerevisiae RTC1 (YOL138C); ancestral locus Anc_3.22), producing MSLSTHMENASIPKGSTPIPKNRNVCSLSKSEFLGSSSSINSSFRVNHYSNSGQTSVLDSIRRPNLTPTFSYSNGIYMPESHRTGSFNDNNVPYDKSPYIKKAGSISNKSNMKVKTKKNVNNTNTRKSSGFIYSTKVDKELSSIAKVNDPSLNGLICAGKTHLGFYQFSPSDRSIKCVHDFIAPSNNTSTRGTTSLLPKLSKRTRQNKFSTIADVKTGFNNYKNCIAVCNNSTAISIYDLNKSSSIDNPLITSLYEHTRSINSFDFNMVESNLLISGGQDSCVKIWDLRSNKPKSSNRSDISINTASDSIRDVKWMPGYNFATKSEQGTSTYGNSKSGYKFASIHDSGYLLKFDLRQPAQYEKKLNAHTGPGLCLNWHPHQEYIATGGRDGKCCLWYVGDNVNVAENTVLNYGNSPSLHTPNTSLNNSSSLAFPKLTINTGYPVTKLKFKPAYSKNIYNSLLGMSSMGDEAEVRVYSLARKYIPKHILLSETPSLGLVWWDENLIFNIDKGTRINGWNISKEPTVLDNLSKNTTTWRDLDGNGLLSVDQEIGSYELSEPELQPISTATGKKHPVSTKNMKNSNSENQSIIGGIKKGFSHTGLTGFAPERPPVLKAGPTFSTKSLTLTSGASSFNSSSASLTSLTPQAENKEEIAIEPPCIITLDIPQIFNNIRLAKIAHLGKNGTVSQSFSMRYSPVERFKFLARQLKFSYIQEQNGANSIDAIYKKVDSIAVTKENLTKDYDSGSDDDDDKIIESHLLKKYNFPENNTWATLMNQKGNSKQSKRNSKGSKDFEEKDVRSSISSVSTNKQSHGGSRKIDKNMEAELQNKMQTLIDLVSIATHNASVYLSIDDLTNFKIWILIRDSLLWDLKWMTSSPGSSDEASNMDINESSDFETGENLRTGKDSTEEGGDGTSGAESLIEERPLAFQGSYDRLSETENKPISKLKEQLANTERITYTQSSDGSDEVLRKLKELQSQHCKSRGEMGEAVNEDVIIEEEEHEQQQEQPHDSSIKSAHPRTSPIAKSIPILQNRKHRKSFIDTFMLHSPNGYNADTDAGIEEDNISPRFVYNSVSPRSKVSSLQSYATTTSQLEAFKKLSSQTVPTIGSPGHALSRPESIAREKLSSSLTKKLAKCRQVAEDPPWDTKKLIKQLYKQATETGNVVLTVNILFLFQTIYQITETNIAKDAISHFLLLLHRYELFGIAADVLKYCPFEDIMGSEGDQSSIRLFCERCGELITNESSKETLRAEAQQTGNKKIMDKFGYWYCDSCKKKNTLCVLCERPLKKLTMVILPCGHEGHFQCIQEWFLNENEHECPGGCPGVAFI
- the CDC33 gene encoding translation initiation factor eIF4E (similar to Saccharomyces cerevisiae CDC33 (YOL139C); ancestral locus Anc_3.20), whose amino-acid sequence is MSVEEVSKKFEENVSVDDTTTTPKTVLSDSAHFDVKHPLNTKWTLWYTKPAVDKSESWSDLLRPVTSFQTVEEFWAIIQNIPEPHELPLKSDYHVFRNDVRPEWEDEANAKGGKWSFQLRGKGADIDELWLRTLLAVIGETIDEDDSQINGVVLSIRKGGNKFALWTKSEDKEPLLRIGGKFKQVLKLTDDGHLEFFPHSSANGRHPQPSITL